One stretch of Kiritimatiellaceae bacterium DNA includes these proteins:
- a CDS encoding WYL domain-containing protein, with protein sequence MKRSKTQAERLLDLDRRLRNGESPNCTSFAAEWEISTKTAQRDFDFLRDRMGAPLEYDALKRGYFYSEPTFMMPAVQLNEGELVALLIGSKALEQFQGTPMAEKLTAVFDKLSALLPDNITVRPEELFTRFSFTAPPAMPISSKVWTAVVQALETRQMIEIQYRNWSGEKTARVAPVHLANLQGDWYLFVQYDGFDNFRQLALARIQTVKLLSKKADIVGSFDPKKELSNTFSRFAGDNKAFQVTVQFHSEIAVSVLERQWHPEQKVKNLKGGGVEISFEAKGDIEIKRWVMAYGRYAKVKSPKWLKDDIAEEVRAMLGNAGSRK encoded by the coding sequence ATGAAACGATCAAAGACACAGGCGGAACGGCTGCTCGATCTCGACCGGCGGCTGCGCAACGGCGAATCTCCCAACTGCACGTCGTTCGCCGCAGAGTGGGAAATCTCCACCAAGACCGCCCAGCGCGATTTCGACTTTCTGCGCGACCGCATGGGCGCTCCGCTGGAATATGACGCCTTAAAGCGCGGCTATTTCTACAGCGAGCCGACTTTCATGATGCCCGCCGTGCAGTTGAACGAGGGCGAACTGGTTGCTTTGCTGATCGGCTCCAAAGCTCTCGAACAGTTTCAGGGGACGCCGATGGCGGAAAAGCTGACCGCCGTGTTCGATAAACTCTCCGCCCTGCTCCCCGACAACATTACCGTGCGTCCGGAAGAGCTGTTCACCCGGTTCAGCTTTACCGCCCCGCCTGCGATGCCGATTTCTTCCAAGGTTTGGACTGCGGTTGTTCAGGCATTGGAAACCCGGCAGATGATTGAAATCCAGTACCGCAACTGGAGCGGAGAAAAAACCGCCCGCGTGGCTCCGGTGCATCTGGCCAATCTGCAAGGCGACTGGTATCTCTTTGTTCAGTACGACGGGTTCGACAACTTCCGGCAGCTCGCCCTTGCCCGTATCCAAACCGTCAAACTGCTCAGCAAGAAAGCGGATATCGTTGGCTCGTTCGATCCTAAGAAAGAACTGTCCAACACCTTCTCCCGCTTTGCCGGAGACAATAAAGCGTTTCAGGTGACGGTACAATTTCACTCCGAAATTGCGGTGAGCGTTCTGGAACGCCAGTGGCATCCGGAACAAAAGGTGAAGAATCTGAAGGGTGGCGGCGTGGAAATCAGTTTTGAAGCCAAAGGCGACATTGAAATCAAACGCTGGGTCATGGCCTATGGCCGCTACGCAAAAGTCAAAAGCCCAAAATGGCTGAAAGACGACATCGCCGAAGAAGTCCGCGCCATGCTGGGAAACGCAGGCTCTCGAAAGTAG
- a CDS encoding ATP-binding protein: MIKRTIQNELARLAKEYPVVTISGPRQSGKTTLAQMQFPKHCYCNLEHPETRRLAEKDPNAFFKQYPAPVIIDEVQRVPELLSYIQVLADATKKRGQYILTGSHQLALREAVSQSLAGRTALLELLPLSIEELSSAGIELSRDEYIFRGFYPRIYSEQSDPQTLYRNYLRTYVERDVRQILNIKDLNLFEQFIHLLAGRTGQVLNLHSLGNDIGVSGKTLKEWLSVLEASFIVFRLPPYFENFGKRIIKSPKLYFTDTGFLCYLLGIENTGQIMRDPAFGRLFENLVVIEALKTRCNQGKMPNLYFFRDNNRHEVDLIYSKGRKLFPIEIKASMTWNADFLRGISHFQQTVPSAGKGAVIYSGEMQPDMESASVLNFKRTAELFQ, translated from the coding sequence ATGATTAAACGAACGATTCAGAATGAATTGGCCCGGCTGGCTAAAGAGTATCCGGTGGTTACCATCTCCGGTCCGCGCCAGTCCGGAAAAACGACGCTGGCGCAGATGCAGTTTCCGAAGCACTGCTATTGCAATCTGGAGCATCCGGAAACGCGCAGGCTGGCAGAGAAAGATCCTAATGCTTTTTTCAAACAATATCCCGCGCCTGTGATTATTGACGAAGTTCAGCGCGTGCCGGAGCTGCTTTCTTACATTCAGGTGCTGGCGGATGCGACAAAGAAACGCGGTCAGTACATTCTGACCGGCAGTCACCAGCTTGCCTTGCGTGAAGCGGTCTCTCAATCTCTGGCCGGACGAACCGCCTTACTGGAACTGCTCCCGCTCTCCATTGAGGAGCTTTCGTCTGCGGGGATCGAGCTGTCGCGGGATGAATACATTTTTCGGGGGTTTTATCCGCGCATCTACTCGGAGCAGAGCGACCCGCAAACCCTCTATCGGAACTATTTGAGGACGTATGTGGAGCGGGATGTCCGCCAGATTCTGAACATTAAGGATTTAAACCTGTTCGAGCAGTTTATTCACCTGCTGGCTGGACGCACCGGTCAGGTGCTCAACCTGCATTCTCTCGGTAATGATATCGGAGTGTCCGGAAAAACACTGAAAGAGTGGCTGTCGGTTCTGGAGGCCTCGTTCATCGTCTTCCGCCTTCCGCCCTATTTTGAGAACTTCGGCAAACGGATTATAAAGTCACCCAAACTGTATTTTACCGACACCGGATTTCTGTGCTACCTGCTGGGCATAGAAAATACCGGACAAATCATGCGCGATCCGGCTTTCGGCAGACTCTTTGAAAATCTAGTGGTGATCGAAGCGTTAAAAACACGCTGCAATCAGGGTAAAATGCCCAACCTCTATTTCTTCCGGGACAACAACCGGCACGAAGTGGATCTGATCTACAGCAAGGGCCGGAAACTCTTCCCCATCGAAATCAAAGCCTCCATGACGTGGAACGCGGACTTCCTGCGCGGCATCAGTCATTTTCAACAAACGGTTCCCTCCGCAGGAAAAGGCGCCGTGATTTACAGCGGAGAAATGCAGCCCGACATGGAGTCCGCTTCGGTACTGAACTTCAAGCGAACCGCGGAGCTATTCCAATGA